A portion of the Luteolibacter yonseiensis genome contains these proteins:
- a CDS encoding DUF1501 domain-containing protein — protein MSPLPLDPDQPRRDFLKKLSAASVAALMSRGPRASAETIIQPKATADACILLWMGGGMAAPETFDPKLYQPFEKGAPVSKMLSTFPAIDTSVDNIKICKGLEKIAKVMDRATLIRSAVQPDLGSILHSRHQYHWHTGYVPPQTVAAPHIGAWMAKVLGPRNPVMPAFINIGQRLEGVGESEELKAFTTGGFFGSEFGPMNLPFPSEAMLAVRPPKGMEPGRFSNRRAFFKNLVDRNPHRDLMSDYQQESMLRSLESAHRLLSAPEAKAFDLSLESAATRAAYGDSHFGQGCLLARNLVANGARFVEVTTEYVPFLNWDTHADGHAVVERMHREIDSPVARLIQDLEERKLLDRTLVIIASEFSRDAMIEGVPGSTAKDQATVQSDVLLESKHYGLHRHFTGGSSVVMFGGGMKRGFLYGSTADERPLIATKNPVSITDLHATIFTAMGISPKMMYEVEQRPFYATEDGKGVAVKEIFA, from the coding sequence ATGTCACCGCTTCCGCTCGACCCCGACCAACCGCGCCGGGATTTCCTGAAAAAACTCTCCGCCGCCTCGGTCGCCGCGTTGATGTCCCGTGGTCCGCGCGCGTCCGCCGAGACGATCATCCAGCCGAAGGCCACGGCGGATGCCTGCATCCTGCTCTGGATGGGCGGCGGGATGGCGGCGCCGGAGACCTTCGATCCCAAACTTTACCAGCCGTTTGAAAAGGGCGCGCCCGTTTCCAAAATGCTGTCCACCTTCCCCGCCATCGATACTTCGGTGGACAACATCAAGATCTGCAAGGGCCTGGAAAAAATCGCGAAGGTGATGGACCGCGCGACGCTCATCCGCTCGGCGGTGCAGCCGGACCTTGGTTCGATTCTGCACTCGCGGCACCAGTACCACTGGCACACCGGCTACGTGCCGCCGCAGACCGTCGCCGCGCCGCACATCGGCGCGTGGATGGCGAAGGTGCTCGGGCCGAGAAATCCGGTGATGCCCGCTTTCATCAACATCGGCCAGCGGCTTGAAGGCGTGGGTGAGTCCGAGGAACTCAAGGCCTTCACCACGGGAGGATTCTTCGGCTCGGAGTTCGGCCCGATGAACCTGCCGTTCCCTTCGGAAGCGATGCTCGCGGTGCGCCCGCCGAAAGGCATGGAACCGGGACGTTTCTCCAACAGGCGGGCGTTTTTCAAGAATCTGGTGGACCGCAATCCACACCGCGACCTGATGTCCGACTACCAGCAGGAGTCCATGCTGCGCTCGTTGGAAAGCGCGCACCGCCTGCTGTCCGCACCCGAGGCGAAGGCCTTCGATCTCAGTCTGGAATCCGCCGCGACCCGTGCCGCCTACGGCGACAGCCACTTCGGCCAGGGCTGCCTGCTCGCACGGAATCTGGTGGCGAATGGAGCGCGCTTCGTGGAGGTCACCACGGAATATGTCCCCTTCCTGAACTGGGACACCCACGCGGACGGCCACGCGGTGGTGGAGCGCATGCACCGGGAGATCGACTCACCCGTCGCCCGCCTGATCCAGGATCTGGAGGAAAGGAAATTGCTCGACCGCACGCTGGTGATCATCGCCTCGGAATTCAGCCGGGACGCGATGATCGAGGGCGTGCCCGGGTCCACCGCCAAGGATCAGGCGACGGTGCAATCGGATGTTTTGCTGGAATCGAAACACTACGGACTGCACCGCCATTTCACCGGTGGTTCGTCGGTCGTCATGTTCGGCGGTGGGATGAAGCGCGGCTTCCTCTACGGTTCCACGGCGGACGAGCGGCCGTTGATCGCGACGAAGAACCCGGTCTCCATCACCGATCTCCACGCAACCATCTTCACGGCGATGGGCATCAGCCCGAAGATGATGTATGAGGTGGAGCAGCGTCCGTTTTATGCGACCGAGGACGGCAAGGGCGTCGCGGTGAAGGAGATCTTCGCGTGA